From Cryptococcus neoformans var. grubii H99 chromosome 6, complete sequence:
GGAatgagaggaaggtggtCAGTTGGATAAAGTTGCGCATGTGGGCGGTGGTCATGGGGCTACCAGCCTTGGCGGCGGTGGGCACACCGTCGGCACCAAACTGCAGAGGATCGGTCAATAAAGCGGCTGCAGGATGGGTATGCTCATACTCACCTTGAAGACCAAGTTGGTAAAGAGCAAGGACGtggctggaaggatgtAGTAAGGGTCGGCAGCGGTCAGGTCGGTCACCCAGCCGAGACCGCCTTCCTTCAGCTGGGGCAAGGGCAGGTTGGCCAAGCCGCGGACGATGCTGAAAAAGGTCAGGAAGATTGGCATCTGGACGAGAGGAAGCATCAGGGGCCTGAGCGGGTTGACGTTGTGCTCCTTCATGAGGTCACGCAGACGCTGGCTGATGAGGGTTTGCATGTGGGTGTCCTTGTTGGCGCTGGCGACCTTGGCTTCCGCCATCAGCTCCTGGATCTGGGGGTTGACCGCCGCGAGCCGGACGCTGTGCTTCTGGGTGTTGACGACGAGCCGGGTGAGACACAGGCGGATGAGGACGGTGGTCCCTGCGATGGCTGCCCACCTGTTGTGTGCGCAACGGTCAACCGGCGCCTGCGTTTGTGTCATTCTGGATGTGCACTTACCAGGGAAGACCGAGCTCTGTGTGGAGCGCGACGAGGCCGTCTGTGAACCAGCCGGTGATGCTGAGCATGCCGTGGTCGTAGCcgatgagcttgaggtCTGAGAGTTTCATGGCGGCATGGACCGCTTCTTCCGAGTTGAGGACGTCGTGGACACTCTTCCCggagtggaggaggtcTTCGAGGGTGGGGGTGGCGGCATCTGCGGGGGGCTGGGGGAGGAGGTCGGCGGGCGGGGGGGCGAggggggtggaggtggccgctgctgctgctgctgctgggTCCGGGTGctggagggggaggggggcgGGGGGCTGTATCGGCTGCTGGGCGTGTCTCCAGGGCGTGGCGGAGAAGCTGCGTGCGAGCAGGcggggggggaggggggcgGCGGAGGGGGGGCGGCGTGCGGCGGTGCGGAGGGCGCGGTGTATGGCGGAGCGGGCGAGCATGGCGTGTCGGGTGCCAGAGTGCAGAGCAGCCCAGAAAATAAAAGTAGCACCCCGCCCGCCACACGCGGCGATACTGCATAATGCCGTCGTTGTAATACCGCATCTCCTTATTGGCCCAGTCCGCGGTGTATTATTATTCACTGCTTGTACATCTATTGATCCACCGTGACTACTCGCCACGTTACTACTCGCTACTCGCCACTCGCCACTCACCATGTCGCCATTCCTCCCCGCCCTCAGATCAGGTAAGCACGCACCCACGCCCATGCCGCCACCGCTCACACGCAACAGCCGTCAAGCCCGCCTCGTTCAGACCAGCACTCGCAATCGGTACGCACCCTCTCCGCACCGCGCGCCCGTCCTCTGACTCGCCATCTGCAGCCCGTCCCCTCTCAAGCACCGCCATCGCCCTCAGGCCCCACACACCCACCTCCGCCATCAACTCGTATAGCcactctccctccaccACGCTGCCAGACACCACCATCGCTCAGCAAGGAAGCAACCAATTGAGTCTCGAGACGCCTAGAAACGGAGCCGAATATGTCCTTTCCACTCTTGACAAGATTGTCAACTGGGGTCGCCAAGGCTCCATGTGGCCCATGACCTTTGGTCTCGCCTGCTGCGCCGTCGAAATGATGTATGTGCAATCTCTTGTTTCCGAGTGGTCCGTTGCTCATTGTACCACAGGCACATGGCTGCCGCCCGATATGATCAAGATCGACTGGGTGTCGTCTTCCGAGCTTCGCCCCGACAGAGTGATGTTATGATTGTTGCAGGTACTTTAACAAACAAGATGGCGCCAGCGTTGAGAAAAGGTGGGTCCAGAAAAGGacaaaaaaagacaaggTGGTATAGATAAAACTGACACACGCCGCAGTGTACGACCAAATGCCCGAGCCTCGATGGGTCATTTCCATGGGTTCATGTGCCAATGGCGGTGGCTACTACCACTACTCTTACTCGGTCGTGCGAGGCTGTGACCGAATCGTCCCTGTCGACATCTATGTTCCTGGATGGTAGGTTTTCGTTCGCCGCTTTACACCATTGTTCTTTTGCTTATTTTCTTAATAGTCCTCCCACCGCCGAGGCCCTTCTCTACGGAATGCTCCAATTAATGCGAAAGATGAGGCGTAACAGGCAAAGTGTGCGATGGTACCGAAGCTAGATGGAAGATTTTGACCGGTGGCGAATGGGGCGTGTAGGATTTTATGAGAGTTCCGGGTCTCTTATGATGGGCATAGAGATGAGCTGTAGCTGGACGCTCGTTGTGTTTTATTTCATCCATGCATAGGATCATGACATATGCAAGCTGCatcttgttttctttcAGTGTACAGGAAGAAGCGCAAGAAGCTGCTGAAATAAAAACGCAAGAATCAAAATAATAGAATGACGTGGCAAATTGAAGCGAGGGTGGTGCACTGGgttgaaagaagattaaTTGTCTGCTGGCGGTGTATGAGCTGTcgtttcttcatcctcgatCTCTCCCCattcctccatcctcccatCCACCCAAAAGCCTCAGGCATGGCCGCTACCTCACCGCACCTCACAAGCATTCCCCAGGCAGTCAGAGTAGCAGCAAGCATAGACCCATCCATAGACCCAGGCCTCAAACAGCAAGCTATCGATTACCTCACAAAAGTCAAGCAGTTGTCCGAAGAGACATGGCAGGTATGTATCCTTTTATGTTGCAACTTTTCAGATTCATATGTTTACCACCATATTAGGACTGCTTGCAGCTCTATCTCCAAGGGGCAGGCGCTCCCGGGCCATCGACCACAGGCAGAGACGGCAAAGAAAAGCTTGAAACAGATATGAGGATGTTTTGCTTGCAAGTAGTCGATACCGTCTTGATTCAAAAGTGAGCTGCTTTTCCATTTTCCTTACTCTCCGCTTTGAGGATACAAAGAATCCTATACACATACATGTCGTCGCACGGCTGGCGTCGCGTTTCtgtctctttcttccatttccatttCTATTTCCAACCACTAAAGCTAAGGAGCTGACACTTGCCACCAGACCAGAAGTGATGGGTGCAGATGCGGTCCAGGGCATGTACAAGGCCATAGTTGAATTTATCCAGGTCGAGTACATTGGAGGATCTTGCGAAGGCGGGCAAGGCTGTGAGTTCACACAagttctttttctttttcgaGGCTGCGCAGTATTAAAACCTCATTGTCTAGTCCTTCGAAATAAACTGGCTTTCACCAtctcccaactcttcctACGCGCATTCCCTTCACATATCCCCACTttcctccatcccttcttcgcccttctttctccccctacctcttctccccctAATCTCCACCCTCAACTCCTCGCCATACGTTTACTCCTCGAAATCGCCCAAGAAATCCACGATACAACACTTAAAACTGCGCGAATTATGACTAAAGAAAGGCAAGAGCGAGATGGAGTGGTTAGAGATGTGATCAGGTCCAGCGGGGATGACAAAACAGCGGTCGAAGGAATGTTGGGAATCATTGAAAAGGGGTTGGAACAGATTAACAGTGGGAGCAATTCAGATAAATGGGCAGAGGCAGTGGACGCGACTCTGAAGACATTGTCAGCCTGGATTCGTAAGTTTTTATTTTGGGGAGGGGGGGTGACTCGCAGTCTTTTGTGATATTGCAAGTGTTAACATCCACATTCAAGCTTGGATCGACCTCGGCGTCGCTCTAAATCCGACCACTCTGCCTTTTTATCACCGACTCCTCCATCAGcccatcctttccttccgtACTGCCACAGCAGGTATCTACCGCACTCTCGTTGCCAAGGGCATCCAAGATCCTTCCTCTAGGCTTCAAGTCCTTCGTGTTCTAGCGCCGGTAACCGTCATTGATCCGCTAGAGACAGAAACAAGGGGGAGAAAAAGCGACGAGGTTGCGACATTCAGAGCTTCTCTGGGTGTGGTCCTTTCCGCATACGGCGTTGCGTTAATTGGGATCTCTGATAACACTGAAGTTGCTGAACAGTTGAGGaatgaagcagaggaaatGATGAACTCTGCCTTACCGCTGCTATTGAGGTTCTTAAGCGATAGGCAATACGAAGTACCCTTGTCTGTTTCGCCCTTTGTTTCAGATCTACTCAGAATCGTGAGTGTGgtttctctctcttccttctcaagaTACTGTACCGTCATATATTGATACACTACATGGCAGTACAAACGGATGTACAAACCGCCCAATCCGTCAACTAAAGCTGGCCAACCACCATCCCCTCCACCTACTCTCCCACAATTGTCTCCTGAACGCCGTCAGTTCTTAGCATCCATGTTAGATATCCTCATCAGGCAATTAGCATGGCCAGAAGATACCGAGTGGGAGGCCCCAGGCAACGAAGACGAGTTGGACGAGGATATCGCTGCATTTAAGAATTTCAGAGGTGTAGGTTTGAATACTTTATGCTTTTAAAAAATTGTCACTGGGCCACCCCCAACGTGctaataaaaaaaaaaccatGGCAGTCCTGCCGATCATTCATTGAATCTATCGCTCAAATCGACAAGTCTCTCCACACGGAAGTCGTCGCAAGAATCGTGATCGCTACCCTAGATGCGTATGCATCAGGCGGAGCTGCCGCTGTACCTTGGCAGCAAGCTGAACTCGCTATGCATCTAGTGTACACTTTTGGTGAAGTGTCCAAAAGTACGTCATGGCATATCACCGATATCACCCAGAAACATGCTGACGATCGATTCAACGCGCAGACTCTACGCGAGCAGCATTCTACGAGCTTCCCCCGGAGATGGCCACCAAAGCCGCTCGAAACAAGCTCCGCACCGCTCATGCAAGTGGGGGTACTACCCCCTCATCATCCGACAATGTGGATTTGGGTCCCAACGCTAGCAACGACCGGTTGGAATATGAACAGTTCCCCCTTTCACCCTTGGGGGAGCTTCTTACCCGGTGTATGACGTCGGGTATCTCCAGCTATCCTCATCCGAGTGTGACCCTGCAATATTTCGAGATCATTGTTCGGTACATTGAGTTTTGGAAAGCCAAGCCAGAAACGTTGCCCGGATTGTTTGAGGCACTTTTGGATGGACAGTGAGTTAACGGTTGTCAAGGTGTTCACAACAGGGAGCGAATAGGCTGATGGGGTTATGAATATACAGGGGAATACATAACTCGGATGAGGGCGTTAGGAGACGATGTTTCTACTTGTTCTCAAAGTTGTGTAAAGATTGTAGGAACGATACTGTAGAAGGCATGGTTTCTCCAATTCTGGACAGCATGCGGGTGAGTAgtgtcttttttttttattttttttttttacttgGAGGCAGTTCTAAAGTTTCATGTGTAGGACATGATGGTAATCAACGCCGAACTACCGCCTACCGACACACCTGATGAAGACCCTCTTATCAAAGCGACAACCGGCAAATCCTATGTTGCCGATCAACTATACCTCTTTGAAGCATCGGGCAATCTTGTATACTTGACCAAAGCAGATCCTGCCAAACAGATGGCATTGCTCGAAGCGGTGGCAGGACCACTTCTCAGTGGTCTAGGTTCAGGCGTAGAGAGAGCGAGGGGCGATGAAAATGATTTGCAAGCGGTGTTGCAAGTACATCATCATCTAATGGCCTTGGGACATTTTGCAAAAGGTTTCCCTATAGTACCGGACAAGTTGATAGAGCTGCTTCCCTATACGGTGCCGTTCAAACAGATGGCAGAGGCGCTTTTACAGGCCATAGAAATCCTGAAGAGGCGACGGGTAGTTCGAGATGCGGTGAGTTTTACAAATCATGATTCAATGGGCCTAGAAAAGCGCTTGCTTATCCCACATTGCAGGCTCGATTCGCATTCTCTCAATTCGCCAACGCTATCGGCACGCCAGTTGCCGAGCTGGTTCCACGTTTTGTGTCTGCAGTGGTGACAGAGTTTGAACCATCCGAGTTGGTCGACTTTTTGCTCTTTTTGCAGCTGCTCATGCACCGGCTTCAAGTAAGATTTTTTATGATTGAATCCACTCTCTTTATTGACAGCGACATAGGGAAGCACATTCGAAACCATGGACATGCTactccttcctttgctATCTCGAATTTTCACTGTGCTTCAGCAACCCGTCACTGGAACCGACGAAGCCCAGGTGCACGCTCGTTTGAAGGACGCCTATCTGGCGTTTTTCACTTCTCTTATGAACGAAAACCTTGACGGCATATTCATTACCGACCGCAACAAACCCGAGTTTGAAAACGTATTGACCACTCTCTTTAACTTGACTCAAGATTACTCTGACGGCGCATCCCAACGACTTGCGTTTGGATTCTTCTCGAGGAGTGTCATCGCTTGGGGCACCAGTCCTGAAGCTGCAGCAAGACCATCGGTTTTTGCGGAAAGTGCAATGGCGACGCAAAGTAAGATGGTATCTGGTGGCACGGCACAGCCGAACCCCCATGCTATTACTCAAGAGCAAAGGGCCAAGCAATGTCTTCCTGGATACGAAAACTTTATCTATCAAAGATTGCTGCCAGCGACTTTTGAAGTCCCGGCCAATAGTCAATTCAACATCCGTGGAGGGCAATTGGTAAGCAAATTTCCCCATGCCTTTCCTGCCATATGCTTCACTAAACTCCTTGTGTGGTAGATTGTGCACGAGGCTGCCGTGCTGGTTAGAAATACCGTTCAAGCGCGCGGTCAAGAGGCGATCGATTTTATGCTCAGCGATCTCTTACCGAGACTCAATTGCCCCTCGGATATTGCAAATCAACTGATGGCCAGCTTGACTACTCAACAAGCAAAAGACTTTAAAAAGACGTTCTTTGACTTTATCAAGGCCATGAGAGGGTGAAGGATTGCATGGGTGCTGGGCGGGAGGGTTTTAAGCTagagggaaggggagatcTATTGTCACGGAGATACCTTTGTGATGCCCATATAACGAACTACGATATGAAAGGGAGGAGTTGTCCATTGCATATAGTCATCCATTCACATCATATCTTGAAGATTTTTACATTCATTCGATATGCATCTGCATCATGCCTCTTGGTGAGAACAGCGCTAATAATAAGTCACCCACAATGACAAATTACACCGAAAATATATCGGAGTATAAGACATGGACCGCAAATGGATAAGACATGGGTGAACCGGGAACGCGGAGCGCGGATGCCCGTTCGTATCTGATAAGAAACCCGAGATAAAAGAAGCCGCCGGGAGATCTTAACTCGCTGTACGTACGTAGGGTCCGTCGTCACTTCGCTCCCTAATTTAACTCGAAGATTCATCATTTCACCCTGAGCGagtctctcttccatttctcccccttttctcttctgaTCTTAACCCCATCCACCAACTAACATGATCAGAACAAACATTTTGAGAGCTACGGGGAAACGCGTGCATCTCCCGTCCTCGAACCCCTCCCTCTTGTCTGGAACGAAAACCACAAGAGCAAGACAACATTTTTTAGACGTAGCccaaccttttccttgtttTCGCCATCATATCCATTGTACACAGTTGAACAATGCGACGCCGCGTAATGAAGTCAACCTCCCCCTAGAACACACGAGTAACCCAACTGCGCTGCCACCAGCTCCAACAGACCTCCTAGAGCTGTACCGTGGTCTTGTGGCTGCGGGTCGCCTAAATTGGGACGATGAACAGGTGCGATGTATCATGAAAGTACGTCCGCACCAGTGCTTTTCCCCAACAATTATTTGCTAAATCCATCGTTAGCTGCGGCAACTGCTTAATACTCTTCATGATTATTCGCCACCGCTCGAACTCGTGGCTAAACTGAACCCCTCGGCTCCATATATTGCTCAACAAAAGGAACAAAAATCTTGGTGGAAGGGGAATAAGGGTACTGGAGAACACTTAGGGTTCAGCAGAACGAATGGCGAGGTTGAGAAAAGGTTGGTCAAGGTGCTCAGTGGCGAAGAGGAGCTCGCCAATCTCAAGACCCCAAAAGTATGCggcccttccttccttctttccttttgtCTGTCCTTTCTTTGATGATGGAAGCTAACATTACAAAAGGGTATTCTCCTCACTGGACCGCCCGGATCAGGGAAGTCTTtactcctctcccttttttACCAACTGCTTCCTATCCCAAAACGGCGTATCCACTATCACGCCTTTACCCTCGCCCTGTACAAGGATGTCTTTTTGGAAATGAATCGTCGAAAGTCCtcggatgaggaagaatgggaaaggaaagcAAAAAACAAAGAATTGGCTGGAAGAAAGGGCTGGAAATCAGTCTTCGCCGGTGGGCGATGGGATgaggaaggcaaagaaaggTTGATATGggccaaggaagagggcgTGGCGTTCAACAGTACGTTTCTTATCGCTTCCCAATGGTATCTCTAATTGGCCCTGGCAAAAGTCGCCCGGAGGATGATCTTGGAATACACTGTACTCTAGTGagtctcctttttcttcttatTTCGAAGGAGTTAAAACCAATTACACAGCTTTGACGAATTTCAATTAATCGATGCATCGTCCGCAGCTCTCATTAGAGATGTACTCTCATGGTATTGGCGACTAGGAGGAGTTATTGTTACTTGCTCAAACCGGGTCCCTGAGGACTTATACCACCATGGTGTCCAAAAAGAGCGCTTAGCAGGCTTTTTGGATGCTCTTAAGACCAGGTGCGAAGTTGTGCAGGTagatggtggaagagactGGCGAAGAGAGATAGAAAGAGGTGATCAAGTTCGGTGGTTTCATAGCAAACAGCAACATGACTTTGAAAAGGCTTGGTCAGCTGTAATCGAGACACAAGAGTGTACGTCTAATAACGTTTAACGGTCTACGAATCATTGTTCGATGTTGCTGATCATCTGCAGCAAAGCAAAAGCAAATACAGGTCTATGGGCGCACTCTGACTATACCTCAGGCAGCAGGCAACGCTTGTCGGTTCACATTCTCCCAGCTTTGTGAAGAGGTAAGCAAATTGGCCCCCCACCCAGTCCATAACGGCCTTTTCGCGATTACTTATCTTCTGTACCACAACAGGCCCTAGGTCCGGCAGATTATCTTGCCTTAGTATCAACATTTTCAACCTTTTTCATTGACGAGGTACCCACCTTATACCTACGTCACAAAAATGAAGCACGGAGACTGATAAATCTCATTGATGCCCTCTGTAAGACTATTCTTTACCAAATTTCTCCAAGCTGTTCGTCAAGCTCACGCCCATAACGCGTATAAAAGATGAATCGCGCTGTCAAGTTTTTTTGCGTTCGCCATCAACACCCTCAACATTGTTTTTCCCCGATGCTCTTAGTCTTTCCAcccaggaggaggagacgTTGACCAatgagaggatgatgtcaGCAGAATCTCTCTCCGCTACAATCCAGGTGCCGTATCGCCCAAACGTTAGCTATTACAATAATCTCTCTCCAGCTCAGCGGGATAGGGAGGCAACAGAAGAAAAGCGAAAAGGGACTTCGTTTAGTGTGCTTGGTATCTGGAcaggtgaagatgagaaattCGCCTATGTAAGTAATGTTTGGTGAATCACTCAATGAAATGAGGAAAAATATCTAATGATCGCAGAAACGAGCTGTGTCGAGGCTTATTGAAATGACTTCGTCACCTTCTTATGGAGTAGAAGAATGGGTCCCGTTGGAGCCAACACTACGCAGCTGGGAGGGCCGACCTCATCTCCCCGGTAGTGCATCGAAAACTTACAAACAATTGGCGGCATCACCGTCCTATGAGATCGACGATGAGGCAAAGATAGACATAGATAGCGGTGTGGTCATTGGAGGGAGTGGCAGCTATCATCATAAGATCAATAATGAAAgtgaggagaggaagaagcttttTAGGAAGGACGGTGATCGGATACCCCCAACTCCCATCAACGAGCAACACATATGGGGAGTAGTGGACGAATGGGGTGAGAAGGCTGGCCGGTGGGGACGAGGCGTCAAGGCATTCTCACCGGACCCGGTGGCCTCAGGAGTTTCATGTTCTtgtggaaaagaga
This genomic window contains:
- a CDS encoding preprotein translocase subunit YidC; translated protein: MKLSDLKLIGYDHGMLSITGWFTDGLVALHTELGLPWWAAIAGTTVLIRLCLTRLVVNTQKHSVRLAAVNPQIQELMAEAKVASANKDTHMQTLISQRLRDLMKEHNVNPLRPLMLPLVQMPIFLTFFSIVRGLANLPLPQLKEGGLGWVTDLTAADPYYILPATSLLFTNLVFKFGADGVPTAAKAGSPMTTAHMRNFIQLTTFLSFPLIMYFPSALLFYWTFSTGFTLLQSIILRQPIVKRYLGLPITKAQALEPGAEPLKSPSYMDTFNAAKEYFQKSVKQASEDSASRMQAKQKAKHTSVKSKQQGAFVERIQEPGVEVNEAETVKRPEGREAEKQRRIEEARRRRARS
- a CDS encoding NADH-quinone oxidoreductase subunit B 2, with amino-acid sequence MSPFLPALRSAVKPASFRPALAIARPLSSTAIALRPHTPTSAINSYSHSPSTTLPDTTIAQQGSNQLSLETPRNGAEYVLSTLDKIVNWGRQGSMWPMTFGLACCAVEMMHMAAARYDQDRLGVVFRASPRQSDVMIVAGTLTNKMAPALRKVYDQMPEPRWVISMGSCANGGGYYHYSYSVVRGCDRIVPVDIYVPGCPPTAEALLYGMLQLMRKMRRNRQSVRWYRS
- a CDS encoding exportin-T, which produces MAATSPHLTSIPQAVRVAASIDPSIDPGLKQQAIDYLTKVKQLSEETWQDCLQLYLQGAGAPGPSTTGRDGKEKLETDMRMFCLQVVDTVLIQKPEVMGADAVQGMYKAIVEFIQVEYIGGSCEGGQGFLRNKLAFTISQLFLRAFPSHIPTFLHPFFALLSPPTSSPPNLHPQLLAIRLLLEIAQEIHDTTLKTARIMTKERQERDGVVRDVIRSSGDDKTAVEGMLGIIEKGLEQINSGSNSDKWAEAVDATLKTLSAWIPWIDLGVALNPTTLPFYHRLLHQPILSFRTATAGIYRTLVAKGIQDPSSRLQVLRVLAPVTVIDPLETETRGRKSDEVATFRASLGVVLSAYGVALIGISDNTEVAEQLRNEAEEMMNSALPLLLRFLSDRQYEVPLSVSPFVSDLLRIYKRMYKPPNPSTKAGQPPSPPPTLPQLSPERRQFLASMLDILIRQLAWPEDTEWEAPGNEDELDEDIAAFKNFRGSCRSFIESIAQIDKSLHTEVVARIVIATLDAYASGGAAAVPWQQAELAMHLVYTFGEVSKNSTRAAFYELPPEMATKAARNKLRTAHASGGTTPSSSDNVDLGPNASNDRLEYEQFPLSPLGELLTRCMTSGISSYPHPSVTLQYFEIIVRYIEFWKAKPETLPGLFEALLDGQGIHNSDEGVRRRCFYLFSKLCKDCRNDTVEGMVSPILDSMRDMMVINAELPPTDTPDEDPLIKATTGKSYVADQLYLFEASGNLVYLTKADPAKQMALLEAVAGPLLSGLGSGVERARGDENDLQAVLQVHHHLMALGHFAKGFPIVPDKLIELLPYTVPFKQMAEALLQAIEILKRRRVVRDAARFAFSQFANAIGTPVAELVPRFVSAVVTEFEPSELVDFLLFLQLLMHRLQGSTFETMDMLLLPLLSRIFTVLQQPVTGTDEAQVHARLKDAYLAFFTSLMNENLDGIFITDRNKPEFENVLTTLFNLTQDYSDGASQRLAFGFFSRSVIAWGTSPEAAARPSVFAESAMATQSKMVSGGTAQPNPHAITQEQRAKQCLPGYENFIYQRLLPATFEVPANSQFNIRGGQLIVHEAAVLVRNTVQARGQEAIDFMLSDLLPRLNCPSDIANQLMASLTTQQAKDFKKTFFDFIKAMRG
- a CDS encoding AFG1-family ATPase — protein: MIRTNILRATGKRVHLPSSNPSLLSGTKTTRARQHFLDVAQPFPCFRHHIHCTQLNNATPRNEVNLPLEHTSNPTALPPAPTDLLELYRGLVAAGRLNWDDEQVRCIMKLRQLLNTLHDYSPPLELVAKLNPSAPYIAQQKEQKSWWKGNKGTGEHLGFSRTNGEVEKRLVKVLSGEEELANLKTPKGILLTGPPGSGKSLLLSLFYQLLPIPKRRIHYHAFTLALYKDVFLEMNRRKSSDEEEWERKAKNKELAGRKGWKSVFAGGRWDEEGKERLIWAKEEGVAFNIARRMILEYTVLYFDEFQLIDASSAALIRDVLSWYWRLGGVIVTCSNRVPEDLYHHGVQKERLAGFLDALKTRCEVVQVDGGRDWRREIERGDQVRWFHSKQQHDFEKAWSAVIETQESKQKQIQVYGRTLTIPQAAGNACRFTFSQLCEEALGPADYLALVSTFSTFFIDEVPTLYLRHKNEARRLINLIDALYESRCQVFLRSPSTPSTLFFPDALSLSTQEEETLTNERMMSAESLSATIQVPYRPNVSYYNNLSPAQRDREATEEKRKGTSFSVLGIWTGEDEKFAYKRAVSRLIEMTSSPSYGVEEWVPLEPTLRSWEGRPHLPGSASKTYKQLAASPSYEIDDEAKIDIDSGVVIGGSGSYHHKINNESEERKKLFRKDGDRIPPTPINEQHIWGVVDEWGEKAGRWGRGVKAFSPDPVASGVSCSCGKEKSCGK